The Malus domestica chromosome 10, GDT2T_hap1 nucleotide sequence taatgaaattttaggatgttgtcctagaggtatattgtggacctctggaagttacggatttgaaatctgaattgcagatcatccggatcgaactacgtagtgacgtgtcttatataagttatgtattctatcggcagaatttctgaggttggatttgattgttgttctaggcgctaatcgtcatgacgccttgatgtacggtgctagggagttgtgggcgaactccaggtgagtgggtagttttgtttttgtattacctttatactattgatttttcccagaaaatgaatttatatgAAGATATGCTttaaaaatgccatgcatagaattatttggaaaatgtgaatttcatatgagttatatgattgatatatgatgcatacatgttgcatggtgctgtggaggcacaggtacgtcaggtgagttcattattcatttaattGATTGATGTTTCGATGTTTGAgctcataatctgcaccctaggtgttagtgcttatattattcaccacaccgcacgctcgccttggatccaagtaggtggatgtcgtacagaccatgtgagggttccgacatgccagtcgtacagaccattagaggggttccgactagtgggtgaccttagatatgcgcgctgatgatatgatgagagaagcactagagcgtattttacacctttcatcgtatagactaccttacgtagttccgagtgatgtgcagagtagggccgtataggtcactgtggtgactccggcttagtgagatattgagctatcgaattaatcgtataggaccaactgcagggtctccgattgattccttatttcacctgatttatattttgatttatggcatggcatgattttcttgaaaaatgttaaagatttgggattcaagctttgagatttcatatggttatatatatatatatatatatatatatatatatatatatatattctgaaaagtgttaaaggtttgagatttgagatttttgcttatatatatgtttatatatatgctattttctgggaaagtatacaggttttacggtgaggggttagaaatgttttaaatgaaaagttttcgaaaaactttgttttactgacccactcaattttgttttgcgcccctccaggttcaagttagcagagctttggtggccacgaggaatccaacggtgttctgacagaattcacaaaagtaggactcaccctcgggtgtgttatcttagtaattggaaattttttttaaagcttccgaactgtgtaaatggttacgtcactctcacgtgacggccagcacgccctccttcgggacggggtgtgtcacatgCCGTCATGCAAGGGTCAACTTTACACCAAATTTTAACTCTTTTATAATAACAACTCTAATAAAAGTGCTTTCGCATAGAAGCAATTGCATTCATTtagatgtacttttaaaataaatgaaagtgtttttgatgaaaatatttttttaaccaGTCCTTAGTAAAAATATAAGTAATTCTTGAAACACTTAAATACTTTtgaaatctaaaaatattttttctaataATACTTTCAGTCAACAAATTCCAAACACCAGCCCCGGTGACCAACCGGAACATCGGCCACGGCCACCTCAAAAACCCCAAACCGAAGCGAAAGCTTAAACCCTAGCCCTGAAAGGCCGAAGGCAATCTCAAAAACGCCCAAATTCAAAAACCAAGGCCAGCATAACGTCGGTCATGGCGACCCGACGGGGCCTCCAAGCTCTGACCCGCCACGCCTCCGCCCTCTTCTCCATAAACCCTTCATTCCACTCCCTCCCAACCCCACCTATCCTCCCCATCTACCAACCCCTCAAATCCCTTACCTCCaatttctctctcattttctccaaCCCCGATCCCACTCGCTCGCTTACCCGCCATTTCTCTTCGAAACCCCGAATCGGCGACGTAAATGAAGACAATGATCACAGTGAcgatgatgaagatgaagatgaagatgacgATGACAGTGAAGGAGTTGGGGACAGTGAGGACGAGAGTGCGTACCGCTGCAGCGGTTCGAAAAGAGAGTATACTCCAGAGGAGAAAGAGGTGGAGGCTGCCGCCATTGGGTACCAAGTGATTGGGCCGCTTCCGAGGTCTGATCGGGTTTTCAAGCCCTATGAGCCAGTTTTTGCCGTGGTTCAGGTTCGTGTGTAGTGGAAATGGAATATTATCTTTTGGCGTTGAATGAGACTGTTGGATTTGTAGAATTGGGTTTTGATCAATGTGATTTTGTGTGTTGTAGGTTGGTTCACATCAGTTCAAGGTTAGCAATGGGGACTGCATTTTTACCGAAAAATTGAAATTCTGCGAAGTGAATGATAAGGTTGGTACAGATTAATTGTTGTGGGTGTGTGTATTTCGGTGTTACGATGACATTGTTTGTTGTAGATATGTGTGAACTTTATGAATTGATCTGGTATGTTATGGCCCGCTTACAAGTGGAAATGAATACCTTGGTGAGATCTTAGACTTGGAAGATGAAAACTTTGCACCGGTATTGGTAAATATACTAGACTAGGAAGATGGTTTTGTGATCAGCATTGAGGGCTTCCTTAGTTCGAAGTACTAAAATTTTGATgttatttggtttttgttaTCTTTTAATTCTATCCTTTCCGGGTTGTTTTGTAATAGGTCTTGGGATGTCTATCTCAGAACTTAGCTAAGTATACGAAATGAGAACCTTTTTGAAGATCAAAGTCTTGTATTATTTCATAAATTTTTGGTAGATGCAGTCTTTTAATTTCATATATGAACTCAATTGTTTGTTCTTTTGAATGGTTGTCTATTGCAGTTAGTATTGAACAAGGTTCTCATGCTGGGTACAAGCAGTCAGACAATAATCGGTAGGCCCATATTACCAGACGCAGCAGTTCATGCCGTTGTTGAGGAGCATGTAAGTGTGACACCACAGCATTGTTTCTCTTTTCTTACCCTGTGTATACCTGGGTTTCAATGGAAGATTTATTTTTGCTTGAGAGGTTTTTCCCCATAGGCTGAGGGTGGGGAAAAACCTATGTTGTCTAAagaaactaaattttgaaagaaaaagggtttagggtttagaaagCAAACTATAactggtttagggtttagaaagCAAACTATAACTTACTTTTCAAATTGTTTTTTAGAAACTCTGCTTCTTAAACTTGTAACgcggaagaagaaaaaggtcaTTGTTGTAATCAAGCTTCATAACTTGTATACCGTGCGCTAATGTAGTGTATCACATATTGTTAATTTCACCAAATTCTTTATAGCCGAAAATAGTGGGATAAGAATTTGACTGGCACTTTACAATATATATACTTTGTTTCTCTTCAAATTTGGAGTTTATATTCGTATTGTTCCTTTTTCTCATCTCAGGCATTAGATGCAAAGgtaattatatttaagaaaaagaggaggaagaattACCGTCGAACCAAAGGACATCGCCAGGTAATTATTTTCAGAAATCCCTTGTCCGAAGAGTCACAATTTCTTGTCTTAGTACAATGATTATCATTTTTCTTGGCGTCTCTTTTCAGGAATTGACTAAGTTGAGGATAGTTGATGTTCAAGGGATTGAGAAACCAGAGCCTGTAGTCACTGAAAAGCCTTCAAAGGTACctggaaagaaaaaggaaaaggttgcagCCGCTGCTTAGGATAGACGTTCACTATCGCTGAACATTAGCAATAGTGGCACTCCGTTCATAATGCTGTGCTTTTACGGTGAGCATGATCAGATTCCTCTGTTGCTCCATGCACATTTTTGGATGTcattcaaaatagaaaatttaGAATGGAACCCGGGGGGTAGTTGTTGTAGGATTTGTGTCACAAATCTTCGCCATTCTGAATTTAGAAGTGCAAAGTATGAAAAACCCTGAGCTGATTGAATCAGTTTTGTTCCTCATGGTCTTAAGTAATCTTTCCTTTGTGCTCGATCTTGACTCTTCTAAGACGTGAACGATGATGCAACTCGTGCATGAACCACGAGAGCGTTTCTTGCACAATTCCTTGTATGGCATGTCGCTGTTTTGTTCTCGTGTCATATATGGATGTTGGTCGAAACTTAGATTGAATCGAAAGTTGTAAGTTTTATTGGTCGAAATTAAGATTCAAGTTGTATCCTTCTTTTCAGCTGAATGAAGAGTATGTGAAACACTAAGCTAATACCTTCTTGCAGCTTCACTTTTTGTTAATGTGTGATTTGTTTTTGGTCAACTTGCGGAACCTTGATAGTGCTTTCTAATTTGGACTAGTACATCCATGATCCaccaacatttaaaaaaaaaaaaaaaatcactaaggTTAAACTAACTTAGACCATTAATTTCCGAGCTGCGCGGCACTTTCGGACCTTTTTGGATTAATAGATTTGTACTTCATTTTTAacttttcacacatttttaatttCCGACCAtcggattgaatgaattgaagaagattgaataacaaaaattaataagctatttgagaagtaaaaagaggtatGTATATATCACACCCTACTAGGTTTTATGTTACGTCAATTCAAACTTTGTCGATCTCTTTAGTTGCTACCTTATGATGTAATCAGATTCTTCAGTCTAATTGTTGTATATTTCTATGTTGAAGCTAAATATATGGCAACCAAATTGGGAAAGGATTGTCTTTTGATTTCTGTTTTAAATTAATCTAGATTGCGGgaaatgaatttgaattcagGTGTATAGGGCGAGTACATCCGTTGTAGCCAATGTAGTTAAACCAACATCTTAAGAGGAAGGATTGGctttaaattcattttacatAAGCTTATATAATCCATGGATGGAGAGAGAAGGCCGAGACTCGAATCCTTCTCATTACTCAAATAATGATGTAAAATTTCGTTGCGAATAATGGTGTAAGTGAAGACTAAGCAAactgcaatatatatatatatacacacacacacacgacgGATTTGTGATAGTTCTTTACTTAATTTTTTACATACGTTTTTGAAGGTTCATtttataatgtatttcaacgattCAAACCGTTTATCTTTTAGGTCTTCCCTTAAATATCATATCTACCAAAAATCTCCAAATCTAAAACCATATGACTATTAGGTTAAgtgtttagggtttctttgtagaatcgtattcgtctattttcttcactacaaatgaatgtcacTAAAAATGTATGTCTTAATGGTTTTGGATTTCTCTAATTTTTTCCAATGATAATATATGAATCATATTCTAAAAGACAGACATGATTTTGGATTTCTCTAATTTTTTCAATgatgataaataaataatgttCTAAAAGACAGACAGTTCAGATCGTTAAAATATATTACATGGCAATTCTcacaaaaaacacacacacacatagacatatacatatacatatctGTTTCGTTGACCCAAAACTTGATCAGGATGATACCCATCACTTTTGGTCATTATACCACTTCTTTGTCTAAGGTCCCACGATCTTTTCAAAATGCATTCCTGTGCATGCCAGTTACGTTAAATCCCACCACCATAATAGTTTGTAGCCTGTAAGAATTtggttttctttctcttttccggTTTTCCCTTCTGTTTATGAGATGTAAACTTATGATATGTCGTTATCAATAAAATATGATCTCATAATTTGTCATAATTTATGAGACTGTAACTTATGATTTGTCATCTACGAAATTTCTCATATTATTTTGcatgtttatttaaaattagaTCTCAACTCTACAAGAGAACATCTCAATTTATAACCCATGATTCGAATTGATAATTGAGATCTAATTTTAAGTAAGCACATAGCAATTGTAAACGTGTTCAGTAAGAGGGAGTGGAAGAAGCAATAACGCCTAAGGGGGACAGCTGGAGATTGTTTGTAATAGGTCATTTGGGTAACTAACCCCGCATTGAGATTCTTTTTCAATCTCGAGTCCGAAGCTGATGAACCAAGTAAATTTGAC carries:
- the LOC103446407 gene encoding large ribosomal subunit protein bL21m-like, with product MATRRGLQALTRHASALFSINPSFHSLPTPPILPIYQPLKSLTSNFSLIFSNPDPTRSLTRHFSSKPRIGDVNEDNDHSDDDEDEDEDDDDSEGVGDSEDESAYRCSGSKREYTPEEKEVEAAAIGYQVIGPLPRSDRVFKPYEPVFAVVQVGSHQFKVSNGDCIFTEKLKFCEVNDKLVLNKVLMLGTSSQTIIGRPILPDAAVHAVVEEHALDAKVIIFKKKRRKNYRRTKGHRQELTKLRIVDVQGIEKPEPVVTEKPSKVPGKKKEKVAAAA